In Lathyrus oleraceus cultivar Zhongwan6 chromosome 2, CAAS_Psat_ZW6_1.0, whole genome shotgun sequence, the DNA window CCTTATCATATGTCATAGAGGGTAAGGATTTTGTAGTAACTATCTTGTGTGTCTGTAAGAATCATCATGGAAGAGGTTTGATGAGACATCGATGTCCTCGGGAAGAGGCAATTTTAGGATAATACTTATGTGTGACACTTTAAGAGGCTGACAATGAATGACACATGTCATCTTTCCTTGTTAGTCGTCCACATGATTACATTGGAGACACTAGAACATAAATTTAATAGTCATAAGGGAACTTCAACTGTTGATAGTGGGGAACGATCTTGCATCTTGAATCATTTAAGGATATTTACTAGGTTTCTGAAGCGGCTTTACTATTTTTACTGCACTTTTACTTTTCTGGGAAGCTCTTTTCCTTTTATTGTCTTTGTTTTGGATATTCTCTTGGGTGAAGGTTGATCATCTATCCGAGAAATTCTACTTGTCGGTCCAATTTCTCACGTGTTTGACTTTATATTCGAACCTTTGAATTTTAGCGTTTGAGCTCTTCATCTTCTTCTCATCTTTATCATTTTTAGGGTTTCTTAGCGTTTAGAACTTATTCGCTTTACTTATAGGTTCCTCAATTTTCTCTTTAATTCATGCAAATATGGTTATTTCATATGTGTCAACTAGGCGGGATGGTAGAGATATTTCTGGAGTTTAGGCAAGCTCATATATAACATGTGTTGTCTTCGTTTTCTCCCACAATGATGCATTTGCTCATGCTATGATTGATGTGGGTCCACTTTAGGATCGGAGTGTCCTTTCTCCAGATAAGCATCAAAGGATATGTGATCAATATGGTGGGTGTGCTATCACATTTCATGAATGTTTGTTCTCTCTCGTTGGCTATGGTCTCCCCTTTAATGAGTTTGAAATCAGTGTTCTAAATCATCTACTTATTGCTCCCTCACAGCTCCACCCTGTGAGTTGGGCGTTCGTCAAGGTCTTCCAATACTTGTATGAATATAAAGGCATCAAACTGAGGATGACCTTGTTTTTCACCTCTTTAGAGTGCAAGTTGGTTCTAAATTTGCATATGGTTCCAGCATAATCTCCCTAAGTCCGAGCACCAAGTGTTGAACATGTGACTCCATACACAAGAGGGGACTGAATTGTGGAAGTTTGAAAAATGATAGTTTAAAACaatattattttataaatcaAAGTTTGGAAacattttaataaaaatatttggatATGCAGCATAAACTGAAATGTTAAGGGAAAAGAGATAACGCTAGAGATTTATAGAGGTTCAGTCTAAATGAAGTGGCCTACTTCTCTCCCCAAGAATTGATCTTAAGAGTATCCAATAATGCTTGAGAGTTTTTAGAAGGTTAAACCTACATACTCCTTTACACAGGAAAAATGAAGTTTCAAGTTGACTTCTAACCAAACGAACCCTTTAATAGGTTTACCTTAAAACCTAAACAATTACTTCCTAAAGAAGAAGAATTTACTCAAGAGGAAAAATAACTCTTTGTGAATTTACAATGATACTCCTTCCAGAACAACTTCCTCATTAAACTCAAGAATATTTTTCAAAGCACTATGGCTAAAAAGATATGAGAGAAAGAAAAAtaatttagagagagagagaaagaaatgtTCGACATCTCGTGTTTTATTGATGATTAGATATGAAAGGGAATGTATTTATTTAAAGGCCAAAGGATGGTTCAAAAAATGAAATGGTCCATGGGAAAAATCAATGTCCCAACTAATTAGGTCCTGAGTGTAATCAATTAGGTACTACAAATATTCTTATTTTTGTCAACCTGTAGCCTATAAATTGAGGTCTCCTCCCACATATTTTCACATCCAAAAGTGTGAGCTTTCGTTCCTTACTCCTCActctcactctctctctaaaaatatttttgttcACTTTCTTTCACTAAATATTAGCCTTAGCGCTTTCAAGATAGTCGTTTTGCAAGTGAGTCAACTGTAATTCTGGAAGGATAAATTTGTATGTTCACCAAGAAATTTTTGTTTTTACCTTAGTTGAACAATTCATCCATTTAAGAATTATTTATTTAGGTTTAAAGTTGAACCCATTAAAAGGTTAGTTTTGGGGATTTAGTTTCTAAGTCGACTGTTTCGGTTCAAAGGCCCAGTCCGGTTAAAAGCTTTCAACGATTCGAGATCAGCCTGATGTTAAAATCTCACATTTTCTTGGTTAGCCTGGTATAAAACCAAGATTTGGTTCAAACTCGTCCTGGTGTTAAAAGCTTGTTATGGTTGGAGATCAACCCAATATAAAATCTCTTAAGTCTGTGAGCTCAACCTGGTGTTAAAAGCTCTATCGGGTTCAAGATCAGCCCGTACGAAATATTGGTTTGAAGTTTGAAGACTAACCACTTCAATTTTTTTGTGGAAAAAAGATTAACCACTTTGATCCATCGTTTGATAGAAAGACTCATCGTTTATCTTCGTGTTTGTTATTTGGTTTGAAGTTAGccacaaacttcattttctttgtaTAAGGGGGTTCGAGAGTTCAACCTACTAAAAACTCGTAAGTTTTGTTGGATACTCTCGAGATCAAATCTTAGGGACGTGATTAAGTCATTTTTTACTAAACCTGTACAATTCGTGGTGTCTTTTTTCTTCCCTTAACTTTTATTTTCTGCATTTTACTTTCTAACCTTTAAGATGGATTTACTTTCTGACCTTTTATAGTAAGATCAAAAGTCGGCAAAAACTCTAAGATGGATTTACCCTCCGCATTCACCTCCCCTAGACCATACTCCTCATGCACGCTCTCAAAACCTCTTGATACGCTTCATACATGTCCATTTAGATCTCCTCCTAAAAATTATTATCTTTTTGGGATATATCCTGAAATAAGTCTTCTAAATTCTCCCAAAATTTTATTTTAAGGTGTTCTACTAACCCAACTTGAGGTGCGTAAATACTACTAATAATAAAGGTGTCTTGTTCCATTACAAATTTCAAGGCTATGATTCGATGTCCTATTCTTTTTACATCAACAATATCCTTCTTCTACTTCTTGTTCACAAATATTCTCACCCCATTTCTCTATCTAACTTTTCTAGTGTACCAAAGCTTAAATCTCAGGTTATCTAATTATTTCTCTTTTTCACATGTCCACTTAGTTTCTTGTACGCATATAAAATTAATTTTCCTCCTAACTATAGTATCCAGTATTTTCGTAGATTTTTCAGTAAATGTGTCTTTATTCCATGATCCAAAACGAACCATTCTCTCATGAACTAACTTTTTTTTATCCATACCTGTTTACGAAAATGTGAGAACCCTTATTTTCCATTGCATTTAGACGGCGATGCAGCAACCCTTCCTCTTTTGACACTGTACTCAAGTCATATAGCATGTTGCTTCCGAACAACGGTCTAACATTCTCATTATTTCGTATTTGATCTATGACATAACATTCTCATTATCTAACACAATTCACTCCTTTTATCCGAAATTGAGATCTGCTATGTATATCAAGCATCAAACATAGGCAGGATTCACTTTGTGATTTCACTATTGCCTTAAATACTTTGCTAGAATTAAAACATAACAAAAAAGAAACTGAAAATCATTAAAACAAAAAAGTTATATCAATCACGTCCAtttattttatgaataaaaatTGTTGCATGAGTTTGTGAAAATTGAAAAGAGGGGAATCATTGTGGTTGTCTTGGGTCACAATATTATTCGAAGAGTTTTGTGCTTTGTTTGATTTACATAAAGTTTTTGGGTTTGATAACACATGATCATTTTATAAGAGATTTTCTCAAAGTAAAGAAACTAACTTGCTTCTAACTTTTTTTTCCCACAGGAATAGGATCTGCAAGTAATATGGTTCAAAAACAAAAATAGCTATGAGAAAACATTTTAATTGTTCGAGTGATATACGATACTATTATTtagataaataaataatattaactTAATACAACTGCACTTTTGAAATGTTAATCACCTATATGCATTTATCACACACTTTGAGTGAATAGTTTGAATTTGAAAGAAGACTAAGTGTTAATAATTTCAAAGATCTTTATATACCTTTTGGTTAAAATATAGTCTCAATCTTATATCTTTTTAAGAAGGAATAATTCACTCAAGATTATTAGATACATTGTAGGTATAAAGTGCGAGTCCACAATACTCAATCTCAAAAATAGTATTGAACATTGTAGGACTTCTTCTTCTAGAGCAAGACATTTGTGAtagacacaccacatattcacctaaaatcTTAAGGTGATTGGTGGATGAGTTAtctcacttataaatgttcaagtctccatatttacaaccaatgtgagactattatccacactactcacatTTATACATTCTCAACATTAGGTAGTACAAATATTCTTTTTTACCAACCTCTAACCTATATAGAAGTCCCTTCTCACATATTTTCACATCCAAAAATGTGAGCTTCCATTCCTCACtcctcactctctctctctctaaaaatATTTGCGTTCATTTTCTCACGCTAAATTTAGTCGTAGCGCTTTCGAGAAAGTCGTTTTGCAAGTGAGTCAACTGTAATTTTGGAATGGTAAATTTGCAAGTTCACCAAGGAATTTTCGTTTTTACCTTGGTTGAACAATTCATTCATTTAGGTATTATTTATTTAGGTTCAAAGTTGAACCAATTAAAAGCTTCGTTTTGGGATTTAGTTTCTAGGTCACCTGTTTCGATTCGAAGACTCACTCCAGTTAAAAGCTTTCAAAGATTCGAGATCAATCTGGTGTTAAAATCTCACATGTTCTTGGTTAGCCCGGTATAAAATCAAGATTCGATTCAAGCTTATCCTAATGATAAAAGTTTCCTGAGGTTGGAGATCAACCCAATATAAAATCTCCTAGGTTCGTGAGCTTAATCCGGTGTTAAAAGCTCTTCCAAATTCAAGATCAAACGGTAGAAAATATTAGTTTGAAGCTTCAAGACTAACCGCTCCAAATTTCTTGTGGAAAGGAGATTAACCACTTTGATCCATCGTTTGGAAGGAAAACTCACCGCTCCTCTCTGTTTGTGTTGTTTGGTTAGAAGTTACTCACAAACTTTATTTTCCTTGTATAACGAGGTTCGAGAGTTCAATCTACTAAAAACTCTTAAGttttattggatactctcaagattAAATTTTGAGGCCAGGGGTAAGTCATTTTTTTACTTAACATGTATAACTTATGGGGTCTTCTTTCTTCCCTTAacttttattttcttcattttacTTTATGAACTTTATTTTCCGCTACTTACTTTTCAAAACTTTCATAAAAATTTTATAAACTCTAAAATTCATTCCAAACGTTTTCAAAATCAAGTTTTTCTAAAACACACAATTCACCCCCCTTATATGTGAAGTCACGTGTCCAATAAAACTCTCCTTTAGAATATAACCTTTCAGTCCAAGCAAATATTTCTATCTTAACTTCCTAATAAGAAAGAAATCTATATAAGAACATGTGATCCCACTTTTAAATATGATAAGATGTTCATCTCTTTTTCTAAATCAGATATTAGCTATAGTAAGATCCAAAGCCGACGAAAATTCTACGATGGATTTACTCTCCGCATTTACCTCCCCTAGACCATACTCTTCATGCACGTTCTCAAAACCTCTTGATACGCTCCCTACATGTCCATTTAGATCTCCTCCTAAAAAAAGCTTCCCTCTTTGGAGTATATTCTGAAATAAGCCTTTTAaatccttccaaaattttatttaaagTGTTCTGCTAATCCAACTTGAGGTACATAAGTACTAATAACATTAAAGGTGTCTTGTTTCGTTACAAATTTCAAAACTATGATTCGATCTCCTACTCTTTTCACATCTACAATATCCTTCTTCCACTTCTAATTCACAATAACTCTCATCACATTTCTTGATCTAACTTTTTCTGTGTATCAATACTTAAATCCCGAGTTATCTAATCTATTCTCTTTTTCACATGTCCACTTAGTTTCTTGTACGCACATAAAATTGATCTTCCTCCTAACTATAATTTCCACTATTTCCACATATTTTTCAGTAAGTGTGTCTTTATTCCGTAGTTCAAAACGAATCCTTCTCTCGTTAACTAACTTTTTTTGTTCATACCTGTTTACAAAAATGTGAGAATCGTTGCTTATCTTTCACTGCATTTAGGTTGCGATGCAGCGATCCTTCCTCTTTTGACATTGTACTCGAGTCATATAGCGTGTTGCTTCCGAGCAATGGCCTATCATTCACATTATTTCATAGTTGAACTATGTTATAGAGATTTGATAAAATTTTATAGAAATTTGACAAAATTTTACGTTGATCGTCAACTAACTAAAACATCCCTCTCCTTTTATCTGGGATTGGGATCAGCTATGCATAACAAAGCATCCAGGCAGAATTCACTTTGTGATTTCACTATTGCCTTAAATGCTCTGCTAGAATTAAAACTTAACAAGAAAGAAATTGAAAAACATTAAAACAAAAATAGTTATATCAATCACCTCCATATATTTGATGAATAAAAAGTGTTGCATGAGTTCGTGAAAACCGAGAAGAGGGGAATCTTTGTGGTTGTATTGGTTCACAATATTATTTGAAGAGTTATATGCTTTGTTTGATATACATAAAGTTTTGGGGTTTGATAACACATGATCATTTTATAAGAGATTTTCTCAAAGTAAAGAAACTAACTTGCTTCTAACTTCCATTTTTTTGGTTAGCAAGAATAGGATCTGCAAGTAATATGGTTCAGAAACAAAAATAGCTATCAGAAAACATTTTAATTGTTCAAGTGATATACGATACTATTATTTAGATAAATAAAGTAATTAACTTAATATAACTGCACTTTTGATATGAATATACCTCCATTGTGGGACCTCTCTTTGCAGGTAGCACCTAAGCAACATGGCTTCAATTTTTCTCTTATCTGATATGAATATCAAAGACACCAAATTTATTAGACAAAATCGGTAACTATGCAAATCTGAAGCACTACAAGCAATATCCATAGTTACCTTCGGCATTCAAAGGAAGGAGGCACTGCTTTGGAACAAAGTATCTCTCAGAATCTGAAGGAAAAGCTCCAAGCCAGTATATCTCTGGGACACGAAGATGTTTCGTGTCATAAGCCATTTGCTAAAAGAACAGTGGGAAATGGATTAGTAAACAGACTACGAAAATGAAACTTGGTCATTCCACAGAGATTCAATCCACTCCACAATTTAGTATATTTTAGGTTGAAAGCCCTATAACTAATGATATGCATGTTGAATTACTTTTGATTCAATAAACCTACAAATACTAACCATTGAGCCAAACCTATAAGTGGTTAAGATATCAAATCCATAAGGATCACAATCCACTAAGCAATAAGCAGGTATGTGCAAATTCTCAACCAGAAGCCACAAAAACCTGTTAGGATACAAAATGCATAAAATTAAAAAACACCAAGTACGTACATTTGCAACAGTACATACAGTTAGATGCATTCATATTGTGCACTACAAAAGCTTGCATATGGCTTGACAGCATGATATCTTAGGAAAGTGAAAGAGAATTTTCACACCTTCTTGTAGGAATATCTGGGTAGCCTCTTCCCTGTACAAAGATAGAATTCACACAAGAAATGTTGAAGCAAAATACGATAAGGTCTTCAGAAAATTGCTTACAGAGATGACAATGCAACGGTTTGCATTGCAGAACTGGTCATTTGCTAATCTCTGGAGAACTGCAAGTTCGACATCAACTATCTTTTCAATAGAAAGTCTTAGGAAAAACCCTTAACATTTCTCCGCATTTTTCTACTAAAAAATAAAAGCATTTATTTACCTGATTCTTTCTCAACAACTAATATGTAATGAGCAACACTTACGACATCTAGGGAGAAGAGTTAAACATGTTTATCCTCGGCTTTTGTCACTTTTTATTTAAGATAATAGGTAGAAAATGTAATCAGAAGAAGGAAACTAAACAGATGCGGTGTATTCGCCCAGAAAAAAGGATACCTTTAATTTCTTCAACATAAACAGGAATAGGGTGGGCCTGCAGAAAAGCTAAATCTGTCTGCATGTAATTTAAATTGTAAAAATTCATTACTACAATAAGGTTAGTTCCTAGTTCTTACGGTGTTGGGAGAACTGATGCAGTCAAATATCTTTTTTCCTTCAACCAATCGTATCCAGCCCATAACTAAACTATAGCAGAAACAAATTTGATCCATAAGTCTTTTAGTCGTATTTGAATAGGAGTCAAACAACATCAGCcttcaaaaaaattattaataaGTGCCAATGCAGCAGAGATACAAATTTAGATGACTGAATCCCACATATGGCACGCCCCATTAATGTTCCAAGCACATAGTAGGAAGAATTATAATGAAATTGTATTATATCACTAGCATCATTATGATATCAATGAAATTTACTAAGCCAACCGAAGATATCAGAAATTCAAAATAATTGAATAAAACTATGGATCATTTGAAGTTCATAACTTTTAGATGCATCAGAGCAGGGATTCAAAGCATCAGTGGCAATAATTTGTTTTATACAAAAATGCACACGTCACAAAACAGTTTCACATGTTAAAATAAAACTATTGCGATTGTTCATATAAAATGAATTCAGACAGAAAAGTGCATTTCCATGAATGAGTGTGAACTTATTAAGTACCCATTCCCGGCAGAAACCTAcaaaaaattaaatgaaaataCGTGGTCAGCTTGCCATTTGAAATGAATATTGCAGCAAGAGAAACATGGCATAAAACTCATCAAGTTTTTAATCACCAAATTAAGAGAACCAAAAGAAAAGGAAAACAGAAATAAATTGATAAAGTGAAGGGTAAAAAAATCTACCACGTTGAGGTTATGGCGACTGCACTGCATAAGGACACATATGTCATTAATAGCACGGTCCACAACTGATTGGTCTGCAATATGAAAATAAATAGAAGAGGACATGAAAAGGAAGTCAGTATCTGCCAAAAAAGAAATAAACCTTTTCCCTACAAATAAATCTTTCATGAACTAACAATATAGCAATCACGGCACCAACTTTTAAACAATCTCACGTATAAGATTACGAAAAATAAAGCCTACATACATTGAAGAATCTAAATATATTTCTGCAAAATTTTGTCATAAGAAGACATCCGAATAATTCATGACGGTCATTACCTATGAAGCACAGACATGGACACCGGACACAACACCAATACTGATACAAcgataataattttaaaaaaatggataAATTGAACGTAATCACAATTGTCGGCACCGACACAGTCACAGACACATTTTTCAAAGGTGTCGGTGCTACAAAGGTCATTACCTATTGAAAATCAATACAACTATCAACTATATGATCCATGTTGCAAAATTGTGAAGACTCACTCAAAAACACAGATGGATGGATGTAATAAATATCTCTCTTGGAACTATGTTTATTCTCTTGCAAAAGCTTCTGAACAATCAGCAGAACTCTCAACATGACATCTAAAagcaacaaaacaaaacaaaaatcaaaacCTAGAGAACAATAACATAACTGAACAATGAGCAAATTTAGTTTGCACATTCATGAAAGTAAAATACAGAGCGAGTGACCTAGTCTATGAACGTGCGTTTCCTTGCAAAGTGTGAGAACTTCCTTGCCACACGGCAAATTGGAACTACAGAAACTGCATTGAAGAACAGAGAGAAGTTAAACGCAAATGACGAATAAAGAAGAATGCGATCGAATAAATCAATATTGAGAGAGTTCGGATCTGAAAGGAGCGAACCAGTTGGAATCTGGAAGGGTACAGTGATTTCTGAATCGATCGATGAGAATGATCGGTGAATTTCCGTTGCTGAGATTCACCAGTAAACCTCGAGTGAATTCTGAATTGGAAAACGAATGTGTTTGAATTTATAGGTTTAGGAATATTAGATATATGAATttcatgaagaagaagaagaagagtaACCTTTGATTTTGGTGAGTAGAATCGCACTCTCTGATTGTGATTCCGATTTCATCgactttccctccatttttcgTCAATCTTCTACTTCTTCTCGTTTCAGTTTCAAACTTGATCAAGTTTTAAACAAACGCGCGCGCAAATTAGTGACGTTtcttttgtatatactttgtttgGATAAATGGAATTAGATGGAACGGGAATGGAATGGAAGGTGATGCATTGTTTGTATCGGTCAATTTTATTTCATCCCTTACCAAAAATTCAAACATACAACTTTGAAGTTTCAAATTCGAAATAATTTGATACAACAATATATCCAATTATTACTCGCAACACAAACTTTTGAAGTTGTAGTTACATTACAAATCCAAAATGctaaaatgaaatggaattaagGCAACACCAAGTTATTCATGAGCAAGTAAAACCACTTGTTTGCCACTACTCTTGCCAGTGAACATTGCTTCCAATGCAGCTGGTCCACTCTCAATGCCATTAGCTATATCTTCAACATATGTTATCTTCCCTTCCCTAATATAAGGCAAAATTGTGTCTAAAAACTTTGGATATAAATGATAGTAATCATATACTGTGAACGCATCTACTTTGATCTGCTTATATACAATGTTGACCAAGTTTTTAATGCCCTGAGGTTCATCAAGTTCATACTGTGAAATCATTCCGGCTACCACAATTCGACCGAGCCGTCTCATGTTAACAAGTGCTGCTTCAAGCATGTCTCCACCAACATTGTCAAAATATATGTCAATCCCATTAGGAAAGTACCTATCAACAATTAAAAACAGAACACAAAATTGTATATGTTTTAGCATTAAGTAGAAAAGAGGACTAAAGCAAGATAATTAGTTTATGAATAACTAAGCTAAATGCTAGTTATGCACTTACTTCTTCAATGTTGCATCTAGGTCTTGTTCCTCCTTGTAATTAAAAGCCTCATCAAACCCAAACTTGCTCTTCAAAATGTCAACCTTATTTACATATGGAAACAAAACAATCAATTGTGATCTCTATATATCTCTGAGCAAATATGTGTTCGACTGTTCAGTATCTAACACATGTGACTATGTGTCGGTGTCGTCTCTAGTGTCTATGTTAGTGCTCATAGAGTGTAGTTACACTATTCGAACATAATAAATGCAATGAATTACTCTTATCAAATAAAAATGCAAATCCCTACCTTATATTTACTTCCGGCACTTCCAACAACATAACATCCCAACAATTTTGCTAATTGACCAACAAGTTGACCAACAGCACCAAATGCTGAAGAGATAAAAACATAATCTCCTTTCTTAGGGAAACCAACTTCATAGAAACCTGCATAAGCAGTCATACCAGGCATGCCTACATATATGCAGACCAGATACATTGGTTATTCAATTAATCtaaaaagaattttttttcttATAGATAGGACGTAGGAGTATAATATTATAACTAACTAAGAGTAAAAGTCTCAAGTTATTTACCAAGTAACCCATTATAATAGGAAAGAGGTACATCAGTATGCTCAATTTTGATAAAACTATCAGTTTTTGTAATGATGCTATACTCTTCCCATTTGGTGATTCCCCAAACCAAGTCTCCTTTTTGGAAATCCGGATGTTTAGAATCCAACACTTTGCATACTCCATATCCAACAATTGGCTGAAACAAACATTTTAACATCACAAAATAAATCAATTAGAAGAGACAACAAACAACATATGTAATGAATCATTATATGTATGTACTTACTGAATCAGGAGAGAAGGAATTAAAAAGGCTGTTTCTGTCTGTTCTTTTGGTTCCTCTCATGTAAGGATCACAAGATAAAACAAGATTCTTAACCAACACAGTTTCTGAAGAAGCATGTAATGGAAGCTGTAAGGTGATGGTAGAGTTTTTCAGATACATATCTGTTTGTTTTGGATTGCCTGTTATGTAACCTGAAGCTAGAATCTGTTTGTTTCTCACTTGTGCCATTTTTTATCTTATAAATTTCCCTTTGTAGAACCTCTATTCCTAGTTGTTGTGCAGATATTTGAGGCTGCTTCTTTTGTGTATTTATAGTCATAGAATGAGAATAGTTTATACTGTAGAGGTCAAGAAATTGATTGACTTGAGTTTTATTTTGGTGCGTCAGATATTGTTAGTATTATTGTTTAACTTAGACTTGTCTTGTAGTGTTGTTGCTCGCATACGTCACTGCCTAATTCATTAGAAATAATCAAAACAAAGTCAAAACGAACAACTTAAAAATCAGCTAGGAAATTACACAAACAATTGGTGTGCACTTTCTATAGGATAGAGAGTACAACATAGCTCGCACGTGGGTGCATATGGTTCAGTCCTTACCAAGAAAAACTAAACACTTAAGCATAATCATAATTCATAAACTACGATAATAAAGCCTGAACAAGCATATAATCATAAATTAATACAGACAAGTGTCACTTCAGTTTAGTTCAAATATATGACACAATgatattaaatattttaaataaagTGGAGCAGAATAAAGCGGAGCGGAATAGAATGTAACGAAATTGAATGGAGTGGAATTAACATTTTAGATTTGCCCCTccccttttttttttttcagACTTTTGCAGGTGCGGACATTATGATAAATTTTTGTATTATTTAGACTTTATAGATGTAGTGCCATCAAGTCCGCTCCACCCTCATTTTTTCGTGGGACGAACCAATCTTTTAGGTCTGCCCCATCATCAATCCCGTTTTTTTAGGACTTTGGTAAGTGCTAAATGGGACTTGGGTTCACACCCTCAAGTACGTTCGCTCTTGCCTACCTCATTTTTTTGTGTACTTATGCCTGTATGCTACCTCTAAAAAATATTGAAGTGACGGATAGGTGTAGAGGGCTGCAGATTTTTTAATCCTGTTAGCAAAGTTTTGCATAgcataatttttttttaattatagGGAATGTGATGTTAAATCATTTATAGATACTTTTGGGGAGGTTTATACAATTTTCAGCAACTTATAACAGTTCTTTACAAGTTAAGTATGAAAGATGATTTTAATACCAAAAATTCGGTTTAGGATCTTCTCCATTTTTGTATTCTCTCCATTTCCTCCCTTCCTATAATTGTGTATAAATAACACAAATTTCTGAAACATGTCAAGCCTTTAGTATTTATCTGACTTGATACACACAACTATAACAATGAAATTGTTcatttcttttgaaaaatggAGTATCTTTACTCCAAAAATACATGCATGAACTTAACTTAATTTATGGAAACTCTCAACACTCTGCATTGAAAATAGAAAGAGTAGAAGACAACATAGCATGACAGGAACATCTCTGTATTTCTGTGTTATATAAGGACTTAGTTTAGTCCAGTCAACAACAATAAAGCCCCCTAAATTCTGAGCCGAAGATTTATTCACAGTGCAAAATAGACATAAGCAGCACCTTCAACTATGATAACTCAGGTTACTAAACCACATGAGGATTTGGAGTTTGATCCAGAACGAAAAATTACACCATAGAAGAGAGAGAAACCATATAATTGGCAAAACATCTTACACTACAACCAGGCAACAGTTCATTCTATGATACGTAAGTTCCTTAAGATTGAAGGTAACATAACATTATGGGTATTAAATCAATTA includes these proteins:
- the LOC127117596 gene encoding 2-alkenal reductase (NADP(+)-dependent), whose translation is MAQVRNKQILASGYITGNPKQTDMYLKNSTITLQLPLHASSETVLVKNLVLSCDPYMRGTKRTDRNSLFNSFSPDSPIVGYGVCKVLDSKHPDFQKGDLVWGITKWEEYSIITKTDSFIKIEHTDVPLSYYNGLLGMPGMTAYAGFYEVGFPKKGDYVFISSAFGAVGQLVGQLAKLLGCYVVGSAGSKYKVDILKSKFGFDEAFNYKEEQDLDATLKKYFPNGIDIYFDNVGGDMLEAALVNMRRLGRIVVAGMISQYELDEPQGIKNLVNIVYKQIKVDAFTVYDYYHLYPKFLDTILPYIREGKITYVEDIANGIESGPAALEAMFTGKSSGKQVVLLAHE
- the LOC127117597 gene encoding meiotic recombination protein SPO11-1, translated to MEGKSMKSESQSESAILLTKIKEFTRGLLVNLSNGNSPIILIDRFRNHCTLPDSNCFCSSNLPCGKEVLTLCKETHVHRLDVMLRVLLIVQKLLQENKHSSKRDIYYIHPSVFLNQSVVDRAINDICVLMQCSRHNLNVVSAGNGLVMGWIRLVEGKKIFDCISSPNTAHPIPVYVEEIKDVVSVAHYILVVEKESVLQRLANDQFCNANRCIVISGRGYPDIPTRRFLWLLVENLHIPAYCLVDCDPYGFDILTTYRFGSMQMAYDTKHLRVPEIYWLGAFPSDSERYFVPKQCLLPLNAEDKRKIEAMLLRCYLQREVPQWRSYSC